From a region of the Phaseolus vulgaris cultivar G19833 chromosome 6, P. vulgaris v2.0, whole genome shotgun sequence genome:
- the LOC137833026 gene encoding uncharacterized protein encodes MKTKLREEIMEEMRKETDLMWLEMKKENDRMRQEFLSQQVCAEPIEPLVSPTPKSTKGSCAAPPTSGDDINGQTEDCELLVVGGKLPRVVALGKVYKNATTLHNVPLSPDVAKVTVEKVRFPDARVPLPSDEVTTVADAFQTFVAWPRELIRSMPEPHEPFQPPTPKKKREVPVDDPMASLRLIASQIGNDPFPVPWDNTFFQINTELPLMIYNTDLSEFISGNQELNISIIQFFMMFLHRVCITEGKENMYGFVDPAYTNPVGPNSTETQAYITNILEKEGKQIYLCRYINEHHWQLLVLSMVDKTAVWFCSLHKKMPTKFKDIIDT; translated from the exons atgaagactaagttacgtgaagaaataatggaggagatgagaaaggagactgatttgatgtggctggagatgaaaaaggagaatgatcgaatgcgacaagagtttctatcgcaacaagtttgtgctgagccgattgaaccccttgttagtcccactcccaagagcacaaaggggagttgtgcggctcctccaacatcaggggatgatatcaatgggcagacagaggattgtgagctactggtagtgggcggcaaacttcctcgggtggtggcacttggaaaagtctataaaaacgccaccaccttacataacgttcctctctcccctgatgtggcgaaggtaactgttgaaaaagtacgatttcctgatgctcgtgttccactaccttcagatgaggtaaccactgtggccgatgcatttcagacattcgttgcctggcccagagagctcattcgatctatgcccgaacctcat gaaccttttcagccaccaactccgaaaaagaagcgtgaggttccagttgacgatcctatggcttccctacgtctcattgctagtcagattggcaatgatccttttccagttccgtgggataatacattttttcaaatcaacactgaactgccactgatgatttacaacacagatttatcagaatttatatctgggaaccaggagctcaatataagtataattcaattttttatgat gtttttgcatagagtctgtatcactgaggggaaggaaaatatgtatggattcgtagatcctgcatatactaatcccgttggaccaaactcaactgagactcaagcatacatcactaacatcctggaaaaagagggaaaacaaatttatttatgccgttacattaatga gcatcattggcagttacttgtcttatcaatggttgataagactgctgtatggttctgttccctacacaagaagatgcccacaaaatttaaggatatcattgatacgtaa